From the genome of Hymenobacter gelipurpurascens:
GCCCACGCCGAAATGCTGGCTATTACGGCGGCGGCCAACCACCTCGGCAATAAATACCTACAGGAGTGCACGCTCTACGTCACGGTAGAGCCCTGCGTGATGTGTGCCGGTGCCACCGCCTGGGCCCAGCTGCGGCGCGTGGTGTACGGCACTGCGGAGCCGAAATTCGGGTTTCGGCGCCACGGAAACCTGCTACACCCCAAGGCGGAGCTTGTTACGGGCATCTTGGCGAATGAGTGTGGCGCCTTGATGCAGGATTTTTTTGCCCGGAAGCGGAGATAACGCACAATCGGCTACTTTTGGCCGCGTTCGTAACCCTAAGCCGGTTGCAGCGGTTATAACCTGACGTGCGCCACTGCCTCTGCTGAGGCAACTGGCCTACGGCAGGAAATTGTCTCCTCCCTTTCCACTTAAAACCTATACCAATCATGGCTTTCGAACTGCCCCAACTACCCTACGCCTACGACGCTTTGGAACCGCACATTGATGCGCAGACCATGGAGATCCACCATACCAAGCACCACCAGGCCTACGTCACCAACCTGAACAACGCCATTGCTGGCACCGACATGGAAGGCAAGTCGCTGGAAGAGTTGATGCACAACATTGCGGCTGCCCCGGCGGCTGTGCGTAACAACGGCGGTGGCCACTGGAACCACTCCCTGTTCTGGACTATTCTGGGCCCAAATGGTGGCGGTGAGCCCACCGGCGCAGTTGGCGAGGCTATTACGAAGGCCTTCGGTAGCTACGAGAAGTTCAAGGAAGAATTCACGAAAGCCGCCACCACGCGCTTCGGCTCGGGCTGGGCCTGGCTATGCAAGCAGGCCGATGGCTCGGTACAAATCTGCTCGACGCCTAACCAAGACAACCCTTTGATGCCCGACACCGGCTGCAAAGGCACACCCGTGCTGGGCCTCGATGTGTGGGAGCACGCCTACTACCTCAAATATCAGAACCGCCGCCCCGATTATATCGCGGCCTTCTACAACCTCATCAACTGGGAGGAAGTAAATCGTCGTTTCTCTGAGGCTAGCTAAGCTTCTTCAGCAAATTAATTTTATTAGAAAGCCCTTCTGCATTGTGCGGGAGGGCTTTTTATTTATCAAAAATGGCCGCAACCTTCTCCCGCACTATCGGAGCATATGCATAGCATATCAGACAAACTGGCCTACACCGCCGGAAAGATTTCCTGTATCTTTAGGTTCGAAATTCTGTCCCCCCACCTTTCCCAACCGAATTTGCATGAGTACGAAGCTACGTCTCATTATTCTGAGCTTTTTACAGTTTTTTATCTGGGGCTCGTGGCTGATAACCATCGGAGCGTACTGGTTCCAGACCAAGCAGTGGTCGGGCGCTCAGTTCGGAGCCATTTTCTCCACCATGGGCATTGCTTCCATTTTTATGCCCTCGCTCATGGGCATCGTGGCCGATAAATGGATGAATGCCGAGAAGCTCTACGGGTTGCTGCATATTCTGGGTGGCCTAGTGCTCCTCACTATCCCGATGGTAGCCGACCCCGGCACGTTCTTCTGGGTGATTCTGCTGAACATGATCTTCTACATGCCCACGCTGGCCCTCTCCATTGCCGTGTCGTACTCGGTGTTGAAGCGGGAAGGGTTTGATGTGGTCAAGGCTTACCCGCCCATCCGGGTGTGGGGCACCATCGGCTTCATTGTGGCCATGTGGACGGTGAGCTTGCTGGGCTTCGAGAAATCGGCCAGCCAGTTTTACGTAGCGGCCGGCGCGGCCATCCTGCTAGGCCTGTACTCGTTCACGCTGCCCAAGTGCCCGCCTACTGCCAAAGACACCCCGAGCCGTTCCTTGGTAGATGTACTGGGCCTCAAGTCGTTTGCGTTGCTGCGCGACACCAAGATGCTGACGTTCTTCCTGTTCGCGCTGCTACTGGGCGCCGCGCTGCAGCTCACCAACGCCTACGGCGACACCTTCCTGCACGATTTCGATAAGGTGCCCGCTTACCAGGACACGTTTGCCGTGAAGTACCCGGCCATTATCATGTCCATCTCGCAGATTTCCGAGACGCTGTTTATTCTGGCTATTCCCTTCTTCCTGCGCCGTTTTGGCATTAAGCAGGTGATGCTGTTTAGCATGCTGGCCTGGGTACTGCGCTTCGGCCTACTGGCCTACGGCACCCCCGACAACCCCGGCATCTGGCTGATTGTGCTGTCCTGCATCGTGTACGGTATGGCCTTCGACTTCTTCAATATCTCCGGTTCGCTGTTCGTCGAGACGCAGACCGCCTCCTCTATTCGAGCCAGTGCCCAGGGCTTGTTTATGATGATGACCAACGGATTCGGCGCCGTACTCGGCAGCTCCGTGAGTGGCCTAGTGATTGAGAAATACTTCACCGCCGCCGATGGCGTAACCAAGGATTGGCCTAGCATCTGGCTGGCGTTTGCGGCTTATGCGCTAGTTATTGCGGTGCTGTTTGTCATCCTTTTCAAGCATAAGCACACCACCGAGGAAGTAGTCGACGTGCAGCATGCCGAGCCTCTACTCTCCACGGAACAGGCCTAAGCCACTCCTGCTTCAACAAAAAAGCCGCTCTGCACTAGGCAGAGCGGCTTTTTTGTTGCTTTAGTAGGCTAAGCGGAAAGCTTAGAATTGCTCGTCGGCGGCGAAGAAGAAGTCACCTTCAATCTTAGCATTTTCGTCGGAGTCAGAGCCGTGTACGGCGTTGGCTTCGATGCTCTTGGCGTATTTCTTCCGGATGGTGCCTTCAGCGGCCTGGGCGGGGTTGGTAGCGCCAATCAGGGTACGGAAGTCAGCCACCGCGTTGTCTTTCTCCAGGATAGCCGCTACGATGGGGCCCGATGACATGTACTTCACCAGGTCGCCGTAGAAGGGGCGCTCAGCGTGTACTTCGTAGAATTTGCCGGCGCGCTCAGCGCTCAACAGTACTTTTTTCAACGATACGATGCGGAAACCACCCTCTTCGATCATGCTCAGGATACCACCGATGTGGTTTTCCTGGGTAGCGTCGGGCTTAATCATCGTGAACGTGCGGTTGGTGGCCATATGAATGGGGCTAGAGTGAGGTTGGAATAAAATCGTGAAGGAGAAGCAAAGGGACTTTGCGGCCGCAAAAGTAGCCGTTTTATTTGGTGCAGTGAAGCTCCATTGGATTTGGAACTACTCAGCAGGTAGCTCAACCATGTGGAGTACCGGCTAAACTGCCTTCCCGATTGAACCTTCTGACGCTGCCGTTGCTTCTGCCTTTTATGCAAAAGATAACGCCCCTTACGGCTCCTAGGCCAGGGTGTTACGGAATCGGGAAGCAGTTAAACGCACCAATATGATGGGGCTTTTGTTGAAACCCAGATTATTTCCGACTTTTGCCGTCTTTGTACGCGGCCTAACCGACCGAATTTCAGTCACCTACCCCGTAGGCAATGTCCACAATATCTGAGCTGAAGGAGCTGCTGTCGCAGCCCCGTCAGGTTTTTATCACCACACACCACAAGCCCGATGCTGACGCCCTGGGCTCTTCGCTAGGCCTAGCGGGCTACCTTCGCAAGAAGGGCCACACCGTTACGGTCGTCACGCCCTCCGACTACCCCAGCTTTCTGGCCTGGATGCCCGGCAACGACGACGTAGTGGTGTACGAGCCGCGCAAGAACGATGCACAGGTGCGCGAAATCATTGGTACGGCCGAGGTGCTGTTCTGTCTCGACTTCTCCTGTCTGGGCCGCATCAGCGAGCTGGGCGAGTACGTGCGGCAGGCCCCCGGCAAGAAAGTGCTCATCGACCACCACCAGGAGCCGGAGCACTTCGCCGACCTCGATTACTCCAACCCTAAAGCGGCGGCTACGGCCGAGCTGGTGTTTGAAGTTATCCGCGACCTGGGCGACCAGGACCTGATTGACACGGGCATCGGGGAGTGCTTATACGCCGGCATCATGACGGATACGGGCTCGTT
Proteins encoded in this window:
- a CDS encoding superoxide dismutase; its protein translation is MAFELPQLPYAYDALEPHIDAQTMEIHHTKHHQAYVTNLNNAIAGTDMEGKSLEELMHNIAAAPAAVRNNGGGHWNHSLFWTILGPNGGGEPTGAVGEAITKAFGSYEKFKEEFTKAATTRFGSGWAWLCKQADGSVQICSTPNQDNPLMPDTGCKGTPVLGLDVWEHAYYLKYQNRRPDYIAAFYNLINWEEVNRRFSEAS
- a CDS encoding DHH family phosphoesterase, producing the protein MSTISELKELLSQPRQVFITTHHKPDADALGSSLGLAGYLRKKGHTVTVVTPSDYPSFLAWMPGNDDVVVYEPRKNDAQVREIIGTAEVLFCLDFSCLGRISELGEYVRQAPGKKVLIDHHQEPEHFADLDYSNPKAAATAELVFEVIRDLGDQDLIDTGIGECLYAGIMTDTGSFRHPSTSRNVHLIIAELLNAGINLSDVHRRIYDSHSEERLRFLGFVLKDKLVVLREYNTAYIAITADELRQYHSKTGDTEGLVNFALSIEGIVFAAVFIDRGQAVKISFRSVGDFSVSEFSRRNFDGGGHHNAAGGISHTSLPTTVDRFLGLLPAYQTDLVAAPLAVGPPSA
- a CDS encoding nucleoside permease — its product is MSTKLRLIILSFLQFFIWGSWLITIGAYWFQTKQWSGAQFGAIFSTMGIASIFMPSLMGIVADKWMNAEKLYGLLHILGGLVLLTIPMVADPGTFFWVILLNMIFYMPTLALSIAVSYSVLKREGFDVVKAYPPIRVWGTIGFIVAMWTVSLLGFEKSASQFYVAAGAAILLGLYSFTLPKCPPTAKDTPSRSLVDVLGLKSFALLRDTKMLTFFLFALLLGAALQLTNAYGDTFLHDFDKVPAYQDTFAVKYPAIIMSISQISETLFILAIPFFLRRFGIKQVMLFSMLAWVLRFGLLAYGTPDNPGIWLIVLSCIVYGMAFDFFNISGSLFVETQTASSIRASAQGLFMMMTNGFGAVLGSSVSGLVIEKYFTAADGVTKDWPSIWLAFAAYALVIAVLFVILFKHKHTTEEVVDVQHAEPLLSTEQA
- a CDS encoding nucleoside-diphosphate kinase, whose product is MATNRTFTMIKPDATQENHIGGILSMIEEGGFRIVSLKKVLLSAERAGKFYEVHAERPFYGDLVKYMSSGPIVAAILEKDNAVADFRTLIGATNPAQAAEGTIRKKYAKSIEANAVHGSDSDENAKIEGDFFFAADEQF
- a CDS encoding nucleoside deaminase, producing the protein MTLSLYSDEQYMREALKQARYAFEEDEIPIGAVVVMDKQIIARAYNQTEKLHDVTAHAEMLAITAAANHLGNKYLQECTLYVTVEPCVMCAGATAWAQLRRVVYGTAEPKFGFRRHGNLLHPKAELVTGILANECGALMQDFFARKRR